The DNA sequence GGTAAAAAAGTCATTGTTGCGGGGTGTGGCGCGATTAGCAAGGGAGAGAGTCTTTTTAACCAAAAAAAGGTTTTTGGCGTTATGGGACACTCCGAAAAAGCTCACATCAACACACTTTTGAAACAAGAGAGACCTTTTTATGAAATTGGCGATCTTACCTCTTTAGATGAAACAATTGTCCACGAGTACACAGGCAAAACCAAAGCGTTTATCAAGATCCAAGAAGGGTGCAATTTTAGATGTTCTTACTGCATTATTCCCTATGTGAGAGGCAATGCGCGAAGTCAAGACGAGAGCAAGATCATTGAGCAAGTGCAAAAGTTAGCTCTTAATGGCTATGGTGAATTTGTCCTCACAGGCACGAATATCGGAAGTTATGGCAAAGATAAAGGAAGCTCACTGGGTAAACTGGTTCAACAACTAGGCTCCATTAGAGGCGTTAGGCGTATTCGTCTTGGCAGCATTGAGCCTGTTCAGATCGATGAGAGTTTTAGAGAAATTCTAAGCGAGCCATGGCTTGAGCGACATTTACATGTAGCTTTACAACACACCTCTGAGCGCATGTTGGAGTTGATGCGAAGACGCAATAACGTTAAGCGTGATTTAGAGCTTTTTCAAGAACTAAGTGAAAAAGGCTTTGCTTTGGGAACCGACTATATCACAGGGCATCCAGGCGAAAGTGAAGCGATTTGGCAAGAGGCATACAGCACATTAGAGCAGTTTCCACTCACACATCTGCACGCATTTACCTACTCAAAACGTGATGGTACACCCTCAAGTACGATGAAACCAGAGGTAAAAGGCGATGTAGCCAAAGAACGCCTCAAAAGTATAGAAG is a window from the Sulfurospirillum oryzae genome containing:
- the mtaB gene encoding tRNA (N(6)-L-threonylcarbamoyladenosine(37)-C(2))-methylthiotransferase MtaB translates to MKKVFFKTFGCRTNIYDTQVMMANLTDFEVTEDEKEAEIIVVNSCTVTNGADTGVRSYINHATKEGKKVIVAGCGAISKGESLFNQKKVFGVMGHSEKAHINTLLKQERPFYEIGDLTSLDETIVHEYTGKTKAFIKIQEGCNFRCSYCIIPYVRGNARSQDESKIIEQVQKLALNGYGEFVLTGTNIGSYGKDKGSSLGKLVQQLGSIRGVRRIRLGSIEPVQIDESFREILSEPWLERHLHVALQHTSERMLELMRRRNNVKRDLELFQELSEKGFALGTDYITGHPGESEAIWQEAYSTLEQFPLTHLHAFTYSKRDGTPSSTMKPEVKGDVAKERLKSIEALVESKNITFRQKNNAIPLNVLVEEYKDDRYIGYDQFFNKVIIQSKRDLLKEWVSIEHYEIKQEANYAHF